One part of the Gammaproteobacteria bacterium genome encodes these proteins:
- the rseP gene encoding RIP metalloprotease RseP — translation MEALSSLVWFLVALGILITVHEAGHFAVAKRLGVKVLRFSLGFGRPLWMRRYGPDRTEYVVAALPLGGYVKMLDEREGPVAAGERGRAFNRQPLWVRFAVVAAGPAANFAFALFAYWLMFVVGVTGLRPLVGSVEAGSPAAGAGLKAGDEVLAVAGEPIVSWDGVLQGLIDAALDGTPVLLEVRRSGGATREVELDLRGTELEELAAGSVLERLGVRPARQELAPAIGKVEPGGAAARAGLRPGDRLTSADGQPVGNWQSWVEYVRSHGGRDIVLEVEREGATVTLEVRPDLVEGAQGQVGRVGAAVRVDEDIEAAYYTTERYGPFAAFGRAAARTWEVSTLTLRMIGKMLTLQVSVDNLSGPISIAQYAGHSARGGLSRFLEFLGVVSVSLAVLNLLPIPLLDGGHLMYYLVELIKGRPVSEEVQMIGQRVGLAMLIGLMSLAFMNDLARVLG, via the coding sequence ATGGAAGCGCTCTCCAGCCTCGTCTGGTTCCTGGTGGCGCTCGGCATCCTCATCACGGTGCACGAGGCCGGCCACTTCGCGGTGGCCAAGCGGCTGGGCGTGAAGGTGCTGCGATTCTCCCTGGGCTTCGGGCGGCCGCTGTGGATGCGCCGGTACGGGCCGGACCGCACCGAGTACGTCGTGGCGGCCCTGCCGCTCGGCGGCTATGTCAAGATGCTCGACGAGCGGGAAGGGCCCGTGGCAGCGGGGGAGAGGGGGCGGGCCTTCAACCGCCAGCCCCTGTGGGTGCGGTTCGCCGTGGTCGCGGCGGGCCCGGCCGCCAACTTCGCCTTTGCCCTGTTCGCCTACTGGCTGATGTTCGTCGTGGGCGTGACGGGCCTGCGGCCGCTCGTCGGCTCGGTCGAGGCGGGCTCCCCGGCAGCGGGAGCGGGCCTCAAGGCAGGGGACGAGGTGCTGGCCGTCGCCGGTGAGCCCATCGTGAGCTGGGACGGGGTGCTGCAGGGGCTCATCGACGCGGCCCTCGACGGCACGCCCGTCCTGCTGGAGGTGCGCCGCAGCGGTGGGGCCACGCGGGAGGTGGAGCTGGATCTCCGGGGGACCGAGCTCGAGGAGCTCGCCGCCGGCTCGGTCCTCGAGCGTCTGGGGGTGCGGCCGGCACGGCAGGAACTGGCCCCGGCGATCGGGAAGGTCGAGCCCGGTGGAGCCGCCGCCAGGGCCGGTCTGAGGCCCGGCGACCGGCTCACGAGCGCAGACGGCCAGCCCGTGGGGAACTGGCAGAGCTGGGTCGAGTACGTCCGTTCCCACGGGGGACGCGACATCGTACTGGAAGTGGAGCGCGAGGGCGCCACCGTCACCCTCGAAGTGCGTCCCGACCTGGTCGAGGGAGCGCAGGGGCAGGTGGGCCGGGTCGGCGCCGCGGTGCGGGTCGACGAGGACATCGAGGCCGCTTACTACACGACCGAACGGTATGGCCCCTTCGCGGCCTTCGGGCGGGCGGCGGCCAGGACCTGGGAGGTCTCCACGCTCACCCTGCGCATGATCGGCAAGATGCTGACCCTGCAGGTCTCGGTCGACAACCTGAGCGGTCCCATCAGCATCGCCCAATACGCGGGACACTCGGCGCGCGGGGGCCTCTCGCGCTTTCTGGAGTTCCTCGGGGTCGTCAGCGTCAGCCTGGCGGTCCTGAACCTGCTCCCGATTCCGCTACTGGATGGGGGGCACCTGATGTATTATCTGGTTGAACTGATTAAGGGTAGGCCCGTGTCCGAGGAAGTGCAGATGATCGGTCAGCGGGTCGGGCTCGCCATGCTCATCGGGCTCATGAGTCTGGCGTTCATGAACGACCTGGCGCGCGTGCTGGGTTAG
- the bamA gene encoding outer membrane protein assembly factor BamA — MTSFARAFLAPFLIALWVSPAALAAESFVVRDIRVDGLQRISAGTVFNYLPVKAGETFDDARSAEAVRALFKTGFFQDVTLLREGQVLVVNVVERPAIGEISFSGNKNLETDKLKDSLKEVGFAEGRIFDQAILDRVQQDLRELYFSQGRYGVKVETTVTPLERNRVGVNFDITEGDIARIEQIRIVGNQSFSEDTLLDLFQLSTPTWTSWFTKNDQYSKQKLSGDLEALRSFYLDRGFINFNIDSTQVSLSPDKKDVFLTVNLSEGDRYRIGEVKLAGELPVAADELSKLVGIRQGAEFSRKQVTETSSKIAERLGDEGYAFANINAIPDIQEKTKTVNLTFFVDPGKRVYVRRIAFKGNARTSDEVMRREMRQMESAPISTSKVKRSQQRLERLGFFEEVNVETPAVAGTTDEVDVNYSVKERPSGNLMAGIGYAQTQGLIFNASISQENFLGTGKRVQLIFNNSKVLQTYLFSYTNPYWTADGVSRGFDVYKRKVDANDANISDYTADRYGGNVHFGIPLTEHDTINLGVGGEHIKIKTGTYPSNVVQDFLDEEGDEYTVVPVTLGYAHDTRNRAIFPDEGGITRVSGEVDIPGGDLSYYKLTLRQEWYQALTERFTFHLTGEAAYGDGFGGTKSLPFFEYFYAGGIRSVRGFRDNTLGPRDNYDDPTGGNFRAYASAELLMPMPFAKDSKSVRLSTFVDAGNVWITDDQVSTEDEGPIRYSAGVATNWYSPLGPISVSFAWPLNKQSGDDTQVFQFTLGAMF; from the coding sequence ATGACCTCGTTTGCCCGGGCTTTCCTCGCCCCGTTTCTCATCGCACTCTGGGTCTCGCCGGCCGCTCTGGCGGCGGAGAGCTTCGTGGTGCGCGACATCCGCGTGGACGGGTTGCAGCGGATCTCGGCCGGCACGGTGTTCAATTATCTTCCCGTCAAGGCCGGGGAGACCTTCGACGACGCGCGCTCCGCCGAGGCGGTGCGGGCCCTGTTCAAGACGGGATTCTTTCAGGACGTCACGCTCCTGCGCGAGGGCCAGGTGCTGGTCGTGAACGTCGTCGAGCGGCCGGCGATCGGAGAGATTTCCTTCTCCGGGAACAAGAATCTCGAGACCGACAAGCTCAAGGACTCGTTGAAGGAGGTCGGTTTCGCGGAGGGCCGCATCTTCGATCAGGCGATCCTCGATCGGGTGCAGCAGGACCTGCGCGAGCTCTACTTCTCCCAGGGCCGCTACGGTGTGAAGGTGGAGACCACGGTCACGCCCCTCGAGCGCAACCGCGTGGGCGTCAACTTCGACATCACCGAGGGAGACATCGCCCGGATCGAGCAGATCCGGATCGTCGGGAACCAGAGTTTCTCGGAAGACACGCTGCTCGACCTCTTCCAACTGTCGACGCCGACCTGGACCAGTTGGTTCACCAAGAACGACCAGTACTCGAAGCAGAAACTCTCGGGCGACCTCGAGGCGCTGCGCTCCTTCTACCTGGACCGCGGCTTCATCAACTTCAACATCGACTCGACGCAGGTCTCCCTGAGCCCGGACAAGAAGGACGTCTTCCTGACGGTCAACCTCTCCGAGGGTGATCGATACCGGATTGGCGAGGTCAAGCTTGCGGGGGAGCTCCCGGTCGCGGCGGACGAGCTCTCGAAGCTGGTGGGGATCCGGCAGGGCGCGGAGTTCTCGCGCAAGCAGGTGACCGAGACCAGCAGCAAGATCGCCGAGCGCCTCGGGGACGAGGGCTACGCCTTCGCGAACATCAACGCGATCCCGGACATCCAGGAGAAGACCAAGACGGTCAACCTGACCTTCTTCGTCGATCCGGGCAAGCGCGTGTACGTGCGCCGCATCGCCTTCAAGGGCAACGCCCGCACCTCCGACGAGGTCATGCGGCGCGAGATGCGCCAGATGGAGAGCGCCCCCATCTCGACGAGCAAGGTCAAGCGCTCCCAGCAGCGCCTGGAGCGGCTCGGCTTCTTCGAGGAGGTCAACGTGGAGACCCCGGCCGTCGCCGGAACCACGGACGAGGTGGACGTCAATTACAGCGTGAAGGAGCGCCCGTCGGGCAACCTGATGGCGGGCATCGGCTATGCCCAGACCCAGGGCCTGATCTTCAACGCGAGCATCAGCCAGGAGAACTTCCTCGGCACTGGAAAGCGGGTCCAGCTCATCTTCAACAACAGCAAGGTCCTGCAGACCTACCTCTTTTCCTACACGAACCCGTACTGGACGGCGGACGGGGTCAGCCGTGGGTTCGACGTCTACAAGCGCAAGGTGGACGCCAACGACGCGAACATCAGCGACTACACCGCGGACCGCTACGGCGGCAACGTGCACTTCGGGATCCCGCTGACGGAGCACGACACCATCAACCTCGGGGTCGGCGGCGAGCACATCAAGATCAAGACCGGGACCTATCCCTCGAACGTCGTGCAGGACTTCCTGGATGAGGAGGGCGACGAGTACACCGTGGTCCCCGTCACGCTCGGGTACGCGCACGACACGCGCAACCGCGCGATCTTCCCCGACGAGGGCGGCATCACGCGGGTGAGCGGTGAGGTCGACATCCCCGGCGGGGACCTGTCGTACTACAAGCTGACGCTGCGCCAGGAGTGGTATCAGGCCCTCACCGAGCGGTTCACCTTCCACCTGACCGGCGAGGCGGCCTACGGGGACGGCTTCGGTGGCACCAAGAGCTTGCCGTTCTTCGAGTATTTCTACGCGGGCGGCATCCGCTCGGTGCGCGGTTTCCGGGACAACACGCTCGGTCCGCGCGACAACTACGACGACCCGACGGGCGGAAACTTCCGGGCCTATGCCTCGGCCGAGCTCCTGATGCCCATGCCTTTCGCGAAGGACTCGAAGTCCGTGCGGCTCAGCACGTTCGTGGACGCGGGCAACGTCTGGATCACGGACGACCAGGTCAGCACGGAGGACGAGGGGCCGATACGGTACTCGGCCGGCGTGGCGACGAACTGGTATTCTCCGCTCGGACCCATCTCCGTGAGCTTTGCGTGGCCCCTCAACAAGCAGAGCGGCGACGACACGCAGGTGTTCCAGTTCACTCTGGGTGCAATGTTCTGA
- a CDS encoding OmpH family outer membrane protein, translating into MRCARGAAAALLCLVGTSAIGAELRVAYVNMTKVLEDAPQATEASAKLEQAFSPREREIVALQREVRELEERLLREGQGMTDVARGGLELDVRSRKRELKRQQDEFREDLNLRKSQELAAIQRLVIDAIQGLAKREGYDLVLSEGVIFASGRVDVTDRVLERLRQAAERRGGN; encoded by the coding sequence GTGAGGTGTGCGCGCGGGGCCGCGGCGGCCCTCCTCTGCTTGGTGGGCACGAGCGCGATCGGCGCAGAGCTGCGCGTCGCCTACGTGAACATGACCAAGGTCCTGGAGGACGCTCCCCAGGCGACGGAGGCCTCGGCGAAGCTCGAGCAGGCGTTCTCGCCGAGGGAGCGCGAGATCGTCGCGCTGCAGCGCGAGGTGCGCGAGCTCGAGGAGCGGCTCCTGCGGGAGGGGCAGGGCATGACCGACGTGGCGCGCGGTGGCCTGGAGCTGGACGTGCGCAGCCGCAAGCGGGAGTTGAAGCGCCAGCAGGACGAGTTCCGGGAGGACCTGAACCTGCGCAAGAGCCAGGAGCTGGCGGCCATCCAGCGGCTTGTCATCGACGCCATCCAGGGGCTCGCGAAGCGCGAGGGCTACGACCTGGTGCTGAGCGAAGGGGTGATCTTCGCGAGCGGCCGCGTGGACGTCACCGACAGGGTCCTCGAGCGCCTGCGCCAGGCGGCCGAGCGCCGGGGCGGGAACTGA
- the lpxD gene encoding UDP-3-O-(3-hydroxymyristoyl)glucosamine N-acyltransferase has product MGLSLGDLARAIGAELSGEPGLVVERVATLQGADGACVSFLANRQYRRLLGSTRAAGVILSAEDAPACPVAALVMENPYLGYARAAALLGPQDRPRSGVDAMAWVSPEARVHETAWVGPHAVVEAGAEVGPQAQVGPGCVVAEGAVVGAGTRLVANVTIGARVRLGARVLVHPGAVLGADGFGFAHAGGAWVKIPQLGSVVIGDDVEIGANTTIDRGALDDTVVEDGVKLDNQIQVGHNCHIGAHTAIAGCTGIAGSAHIGRHCMIGGGVGVNGHIEICDGAVISGRSVVYQSITKPGQYASGVPLLPQETWARTFQRYRQLEDLARRVKRLEQEASARAAFSGAEEEQ; this is encoded by the coding sequence GTGGGCCTGAGCCTCGGGGATCTCGCGCGCGCGATCGGGGCAGAGCTGTCAGGGGAGCCCGGGCTCGTCGTCGAGCGCGTGGCGACCCTGCAGGGCGCGGACGGTGCCTGCGTCAGCTTCCTCGCCAATCGGCAGTATCGCCGTCTCCTCGGCTCCACCCGGGCCGCCGGGGTGATCCTCTCTGCCGAGGACGCACCGGCGTGTCCGGTGGCGGCCCTGGTGATGGAGAACCCCTACCTCGGGTACGCTCGGGCGGCTGCGCTGCTCGGGCCCCAGGACAGGCCGCGCAGCGGCGTGGACGCGATGGCGTGGGTGAGCCCCGAGGCGCGGGTGCACGAGACGGCCTGGGTCGGCCCGCACGCCGTGGTCGAGGCCGGGGCGGAGGTCGGTCCCCAGGCGCAGGTGGGGCCGGGCTGCGTCGTGGCCGAGGGGGCCGTGGTGGGCGCGGGCACGCGGCTCGTGGCGAACGTGACCATCGGTGCGCGGGTGAGGCTCGGCGCGCGGGTCCTGGTCCACCCCGGGGCGGTCCTCGGGGCGGACGGCTTCGGGTTCGCCCACGCGGGCGGCGCCTGGGTGAAGATCCCCCAGCTCGGCTCGGTGGTGATCGGCGACGACGTGGAGATCGGGGCCAACACGACCATCGACCGGGGCGCCCTGGACGACACGGTCGTCGAGGACGGGGTGAAGCTCGACAATCAGATCCAGGTCGGGCACAACTGTCACATCGGGGCGCACACCGCCATCGCGGGCTGCACCGGCATCGCCGGCAGCGCGCACATCGGGCGCCACTGCATGATTGGCGGTGGGGTCGGCGTGAACGGCCACATCGAGATCTGCGACGGGGCGGTGATCTCGGGCCGGTCCGTGGTCTATCAGTCGATCACGAAGCCCGGCCAGTACGCCTCGGGCGTGCCCCTGCTGCCCCAGGAGACGTGGGCACGGACCTTCCAGCGATACCGCCAGCTGGAGGACCTCGCCCGCCGGGTCAAGCGGCTCGAGCAGGAAGCATCGGCGCGGGCGGCCTTTTCGGGAGCGGAGGAGGAACAGTGA